The following is a genomic window from Adhaeribacter radiodurans.
CTGCCCCCGGTTAGCTGCTTCGGTGAATTGGAGTATTGAATTCTTTAATTTCGGTCTAAATTCCACGGTTTGTTGGTATTCCTGTTTGCTGCCATCGGGTCCCATGATAGAAACGGTACCTTGCCATTTGCCGGTTACCCACTTTAAAGCTTGTATTTTTTGCTGCACTGCGGGCAAATAATTAGCGGACTGAGCAAACGTGAAGGTGCTAACCAATAAGCTGATTATAAGAACATAAAGGCATTTCATAATTAGGTTTTTAGGCGTGAGACAATCAGGTTAAATTTTAAAATAGATAGACTGTAAGTTGGTATTTTGTATAGTGAAGCGCAGCGTTAAACCGTTTTTTCCAGATCGTTGGCTTTGGCCAGAGAAACCAAACCACCCATGGCACCTAAGTTCATGGAGTCCAGGGCGGAGCTCGGTACAATTACCATTGAGCCTTTTTCCTTTAACCCTTCAAACAACATATTCATACCGCGTAGGTGCAAAGCTACCGGGTTGTTGCGGTATTGTTCGCTGGCTTCGGCAAACTTAAAGGCAATCTCGGTTTCAGCGGTTCCCAGAATAACCCGGGCACGACGCTCTCTTTCGGCTTGCGCTTCCTTACTCATGGCATCGGCTAAGGTTTGCGGAATTATAATATCTTTGATACCCACGTTCTGGCAGGTAATACCCCAGGAATTGGTGTGGTGATCCATGATTTGTTGTAAATCTTCGGCTACTTTATCGCGTTCCTGCAGCAGGTCGGCCAATTCGTGTTTCCCGATCATATCGCGCAAGCCGGTTTGGGCAATGTAGAAAATGGCGGTTTCGTACTCCTGCACTTCAAGGGCGGCCTTCTCTACGTCCCAAACGGTCCAGTAAACCACGGCATCTACATTAACCGGCACGGTATCTTTGGTTAAGGTTTGCTCGGCTTTAAAATCTGTTACCCGTACCCGCTGGTCGATGTAATTATCTATTTTGTCGATAATCGGAATGATAAAGAAGATGCCGGGACCTTTCAGACCCTGGTATTTTCCCATCCGCAGAACCACCGCTTTTTCCCACTGGTTAGCAATGTTAATGGCCCGGGCCACAAAAAAAGAAAGCAGCACGAGTGCCGCGAACCCCACCGGGTGGATGAGTTGAAAATATAACAGCGCTATGGAAGCGGCTAATAATACAATTAATACAGTGGCAGAAATCGGATTCCACCATCTATCGGTATTTGTTTTCATCTGATTTTAAGTTTTTGAAGTTGCTGAATGATATCGTCTACCGAAAAACCATAGCTAAAAGCAATGGACGAAAACTCACTGCAAATTTCCTGGAGTTTGTTCTGCTTTTCTTCGGTAGGTATTTCAATTTTAATGTCACTGATAAAAGTACCGGTACCCTGTTGGGTTGCCAATACATTCTGAATTTCCAGTTCTTTGTAAGCCTTAGCTACGGTATTCAGGTTTACTTTTAAATCTACGGCCAAAGACCGGACGGTCGGGAGTTGTTCGCCCGTTTTCAGGTTTCCGGCCGCAATGCCAAATTTTATCTGGTCGATGATCTGCCGGTAAAAGGGCGAGCCAGATTTTGGGTCTAGTTTAAACTCAATCATTATACTATTGTTACAATATAATAATGTACTATATGTATAATACAAACGTACAAGTTTTATTTTTGTTTGCAAATAATTGATATAAAATATTTTGCATTGCTGAGCAGAAGCATATTTAATTGAGGTTAGCCTGATTGGTTATGCTTGAATAAGTACTATGTTAAAAGGTAGGAGAAAGATTAGGTGGAAATAGTAGGATAGTTAATTTTAAATGTTTTGGAGTTTTCTTTGGAGCCGGTTCCCGTCTCCAGGCTCGGGTGCTATCTAGTTTGCTAATTTCAAGCTTTGCCTCGTGGCCGGCGGGCCTCGTTTGGCTCTTCCGCCCTCGCTAGCCTTCCTTTCCTCGACTCCGTCTGCGGAATTTTCCTCCGCAAAACCGGAACCCTAGCAGGTGCTTCACAGCCAAACTGGTGTCAGTTGCTCTTAGCTACTGCTATTCTGTTTGCTTAGAAAAGAAGAAGATATCAGATTGGACGAAGAAAATAAAAAGAACTTGTGCTTTTTGACTCAATATAACTTTATAATCGAGTGTTATTTTGAATATTATTTTGAGCGTCCTTCAAGAGGAACCTATTTAGCTACGTAGCCAAATAAGTTCCTCCTGAAGGACACGGAAGGTAATTGCAAAAATGATGAAATTTTAAATTTTTAAAATTTTGAAAATCTACTATGCAACAGATAGCTTGAGCCAAGTGCAATAGTTGACGCTAAACCGTTCGAGCGTTCAGCGAGTTTTTAGCGTCTTGACTTTTTTGGTTCTTTTTGTGTCAAGACAAAAAGAACAATTACCTCAGCAATGAAACAACTTCAGGTAGAAATTACAGCTACTCGGCCAGCTATGCGAACAAGTATTTCTATCTTGGCTCGAAAGTCACGGAAGTAACTTCCGCGCCATAGATGCTATAACAATAGAAGGAAGAAGCTAGAAGAAGGAAATTCTAATTTCTAATTCATAATTTCTAATTAAGCATAACGCTAATTAAATGATTGACGAAATTCCAGGGGAGACAAGTTAGTTTTGCTGCGGAATAATTTACTGAAGGATTGGGAATGCTCGAAGCCCAGGGTAAAAGCAATTTCGCTGACGGATAAAGCCGTGGTGGATAATTTTTCTTTGGCCTTTTCGATGAGTTTATCGTGGATGTGTTGTTGAGTACTTTGGCCGGTTAAAACTTTGAGCAAATTGCTTAAATAGGTAGGTGATATGTTTAGCTGTTCGGCAATATCATGCACAGTGGGTATGCCTTTTTCGGTTAAGGCATCACTGTTGAAATACGCATTTAAAAGTTCTTCCAGCCGGTTTAATATTTGGTGATTGGTGATTTTGCGGGTGATGAACTGGCGGTGGTAAAACCGTTCGCCGTATGTGAGCAGTAATTCCAGCTGGGCAATAATGACACTCTGGCTGAACTTATCAATATTAGAATGGTATTCCTGGGCAATGTTTTGCAGCAGGTTCGTGAGCGTGTGTTCTTCTTTCTCCGACAGAAACAAGGCTTCGTTTACCGCATAATCAAAGTACTCGTATTGTTTGATGGTTTTGGCTAAAGGCGTGTTCCATAAAAAGTCGGGATGAATGAGTAACATCCACCCCGACCGTTTTACTTCCTGATCTGGACTAGCTTCAATGCCATACACCTGCCCCGGCGCTATAAAAAATAGGATGCCTTCATCAAAATCATATTCCTGCTGCCCGTATTTAAACTTGATATTAAAATTGCGTTTCAGGGCAATGGAATAAAAATCCAACACCAAATTTTGCGGACTCTGCCCCGCCCAAACCGGCATGGTGCCCATATCGATCACGCTAATTAATGGATGTTCCGGCTTAGGAAGTCCCATTTGCTGGTGGTACTCGCTAATGGTTTTAAAGCGGAGGGGTTGAGTGGTTGCCATAATCTAAGTTACTTACTTTTGCTGAAAAGATGCTGCAAATTCCTGGGCAAAGTCGGTAAGCTTTACTTTACCCATTTCCGCTGGCAGGTTCCGGTAATAATCTTCGGCTAACAAACCACTGTGCAGACCAGCATACATTTCTACCAGCCCGGCCGCGATTTCGGGGTTCATACCAATGGCAGTTAAACCAGCTAAAGTTTGTTCATCGGAAATTAAAACCCATTGCAAATCGGGCTGGCCAATGGCGGAACCTAAAATCCGGGCGGTTTCGTTGCCGCTTAATTCCTGGCTGGCAATGTAACGCACTTTTCTATCGTTTTGAGAAGTAGTCAGTTCTTCCGCTACTACTGCGGCAATATCTTTTGTTGAAACCCAGGGAATCACATTGTCGGCTCCGTAGTTAGCAGCAATCACGTTCTGGTTTTTTATCAGGTCAGAGTAGCCAAATAAGTTATAATAGAAAGAAGTGGGGCGCAAGTGGGTAATGGATACATCCGGTGGTAGTTCGTTTAAGATTTGCTCGACATCGTGCGCACCACGCAAAATGCCGTTACCTTTTTCTAAATGGGCGCCAATGCTGCTCAGGTTTACTACCCGCTTTACGCCAGATTCTTTAATGGCTTGGGCGTAACTATAGCCGAGTTGGCGGTAATATCCTAGCAAGTCCAGGTTTGGGTCGAAGTAATTGTTGGGGGGCACCATGGTGTACACAGCATCGGCCCCGGTGAAAGTAGCGGTTAAGAAGGCAACATCTTCTAGGGAGCCAATGGCGGCGGTGGCACCTATAGCTGTAATTTCGGTTTGTTTTCCCGGGTTGCTGCTGATAACGGTAACGGTGTTTCCTTTATGAATTAACTCCTGGGTAAGTGGTTTGCTGATGTGGCCTAAGGAGCCGGTAACTACAATTTTCATTTTTTTAATTTTTTAGTTTCTGCAAAGGTCAACCGTAACTAAAAAAAGGATGTAGCCAAATCTATGGTTGTTGTAGCCGTTTCTATAAAGCCATTTCATTGGAGCCTGTTCCAGTCTCCAGGCACAGGTGCTATCTAGCTGGCTGGCTTCACGTTTTGCCTCATGGCCAGCGGACCTCGTTTGGCTCTTCCGCCCTCGCTAGCCTTCCTTTCCTCGACTCCGTCGGCGGAATTTTGCTCCACAAAACCGGAACCCTAGCAGGTGCTCCTCAGCCAAACTGGTGTCAATCGCTTTTAGCTACCTGATTTAATAATTTATGATTGAAGCTTAAAATTTAGCTGCTGAGTGATCAGGTAGAAAAGCCATTATTTTCTATTTTATTCGGATTTGCCTAGTTGTAATTTATTGGCGTTGCTTGTGGAGGTGACTACATTGATAATGGCTATTAAGGCGAGTAAGGCCATGAACGCGGTGGCTGCGGGCCAACCGCCAGATTTATAAAACTGAATGGCAAAGTAAGAACCCAGGGCGCCGCCGATGAAATAACTGGTCATGTAAACGGTATTGATTCGGCTGTTGGCTAAAGAATCGAGGGTGTAGATAACCGCAATGTTGGTTACCTGGGTGGCTTGTACGCCTATATCCAGCAGAATTACCGTAATCCAGATGGCTACGATAGCTCCGGGAGCTACCTTCAATATTACTATGCTCAATAGCGTTAACCCAGTAGAAAATAACAGCGACCGAACCGAACTACCTTTATCCGCTAGTTTGCCAAATAAAGGAGCAATTAAAGCGCCGGCGGCAGCTAATAAGCCAAACAAACCAATGGCCGAAGCGGAATAATGAAAAGGTGCCTCGCTCAGGTATAGGGTAAGCGTAACCCAAAATGCACTTAATGTGCCAAAGGCCAGCATTCCGGTTAAAGCAGTTCGGCGCAGTACGGGAAAGCGGCTCCATTGAGCAATGGTGGACTTTAACAAACCAGCGTAGGTCCCGGTAAACCGCTCGGGTACAGACCGAAAATCTGTTTGCATCAGGATAGCGGTACCGGCTACCAGAACTGCCGAAATTAAATACACGTATTGCCAGCCCAACCAATTAGTTATAAAACCGCTGAACACGCGGGCTAACAAGATACCCACTAAAATTCCCGTAAAGATTTGCCCTACAATCTTGCCCCGGTTTTCTTTTACCAAACTGGCAGCCATGGGCAATATTACCTGCGCTACCACCGAAAACACGCCAATGAGCAAACTGCCGATATATAATATCATTATATTAGGCGCAAAGGCTACGAGCAGAAGCGATAAAACCAGGGCTGCCTGCAGGTACAAAATAAGCTTTTTCCGTTCGATCATATCCCCAATGGGCGTTAGAAAGAACAGCCCGATGCCATAGCCAATCTGAGCTAAAACCGAAATGCTACCGGCTTTTTCCAGGGTAGTATGAAATTGAAGGGAAATTTCGTGCAGAATGGGTTGGCTGTAATATACATTGGCTACGGCTATTCCGGCGGTAGCGGCCATTATAAGTACCTGGGTATTTTTAAGAGGTGCCATCTTAATTATTTTTAAAATTTTTAACTTTTTATTGCTGTTGGTAACAATGCAAAGTTGGCACCGGTAAGGTCCATTTTTCAATGAACTGGATTAGGAAATAAGCCCGAACTAGTTCAAGGAAAAAGGTTGAACTAGATTAACTTTTTGGGGATAGTTTTTTTATTCCGCAGCCGGGAGAGGTATTCGGTAGTCATGCCCAGGTAAGAAGCCAGCGCGTATTGCGGCACTTTGCTTCCGATTTGCGGGTAGCGCTCCATAAACGTATCGTACCGTTGTTCGGCGGTTTTAGTAAGGTTGGTGATTACCCGGCGGGCCATGTGCGCTGCGGTAGCTTCGGCGAGTATCCGAAAGTACGTTTCGAATACATGGCGGCGCTGCTTTAAGGCTTGCTCCGTTTCGTAATCAATTTGCAGCAGGGTACTGTCTTCCAGCGCCATTATAAACATGGAGGCAGGTTGCTGCAAAAGGTAGCTGTTGTAATCCGTTATCCACCAATCATCAATGGCAAACTGAATGGTATGTTCCTGGCCTTCATCGCCGATTACGTAAGCCCGAAAACTGCCTTGTACCACGTAAAATCGGTAGCGGGGTACAAATTCGGGCTGCACCACAAACTGCCTTTTCTTTACTTTTACCAGTTTAAAACTCTGGCAAAATTCATGTAGCTCTTCTTCCGTAAAAGAAACACGTTTGCTTATGTGCTGTTTTAAATTATCGAAGTCCATTAATATTCTGCCATTTACTTTTTTTGAACTAACCGCCTGGCGAGGGCATCCGGTATTTACCGGACAAGTTAACTTTTCCGCTTTACTTAAGAGAAACTATTTTGGCAGCTTCTATTTCGGAAATGAGACTAAGTAAAGTTCTGCGGTATTTATCCGCTACTTTCCCAATAGAATTTATGATGAAGAAAATAATAAAATGAGTACCTTTTGGTAGCCTGAAAATTTAAAAAATGGGCAGATAAAGATTTAACTCTATCTGCCCATTTTGTCTGGTATCCTGAACTAGCTAGATTTCTAAAATTTATAAATTCACGCCGCCCGAAACTTCAATGCGTTGGCCGTTAATCCAGCTGGCTTCTTCGGTGCATAAAAAGGCCACTACGCCACCAATATCTTCGGCCACCCCTACCCGGCCCAGAGCCGTTAAACTAGATAAGTGGTCGTTTAGGTCTTGGTTGTCGCGTACCCGGCCGCCGCCAAAGTCGGTGGCAATAGGCCCTGGTGCTACAACGTTGGCTGCAATGCCGCGCGCACCTAATTCTTTGGCTAAATAGCGGGTAAGTACTTCCACAGCACCTTTCATGGAGCCATACGCCGAGGAACCCGGATTAGAAAAACGCGCCAAGCCCGAAGAAATATTAATGATGCGTCCACCATCGTTCAGAAAAGGTAAAGCTTTTTGGGTTAAGAAAAACACACCTTTGTAGTGAATGTTTAAAGCCGTATCAAACTGTTCTTCGGTGGTGTCGGCGAAATTAGCGTAAAGTGCAGTGCCGGCATTGTTAATTAAAAAATCGAAATTGGGGTTGCCGGTTTGTTGTTGTAAATGGGTAGTTACTTTTTCCAGGAACCCATCAAACGACGGAATGTTGCCGGCATCTAATTGAAAGGCATAAGCTTTTTGCCCTAATCCTTGTAGTTCCGTTACTACTTTTTCGGCTTCTTGCTGGTTGCTGTGGTAGGTGAGCACCACATCAATGCCTTTTTTTGCTAAACTTAGCGCCATGTCTTTGCCTAGTCCGCGGCTCCCGCCGGTTACTAATGCGATTTTATTATTTGTAGCCATTTTTTTTAAATTTTATACTACAAAGTTCGCGCAATTAACCGGGCAGGTGTTTGCGCGTTTCAATCTATTATTTGCAAAAATCAAATCAGCTGTTCAGGAACGAAAAGCCAGAGGCGATAAGCCGGCCTGTTTTTTAAAAAAATTAGAAAAATGCGCTACTTCTTCAAAACCCAAGGAGTACGCAATTTCCGAAACATTCCAGTCGGTTTGCTTAAGCAGGATTTTAGCTTCCTGGGCCAGACGGCTGCTAATAAAATCGGTGGTGGTTTTGCCGGTATTTTCTTTTAAAACCTTGTTGAGGTGGTTCACGTGAATGGCTAACCGTTCGGCGTAATCTTTGGCGGCCCGCAGTTCTAATTGTTGCCCCGGCGAAGCTATCGGAAACTGCCGTTCCAGCAATTCCACGAACAAACCGGCAATACGGGTAGTGGCATTATGGGCGTTATACTGGGCAATATCGGGTTGTAATTTCTGGCCATAGTGGATTAACTCTAACACGTAATTGCGCAGCAAATCGTATTTATAAGGATAGTCCGAGGCCAGTTCCTGAAACATCTTCTCGAACAATTGTTTCAATTCTGCTACTTGGTTCTCCGTTAATTCGAAAACCGGGTAACCGCCTGGTTTAAAAATAGGCAGTTCGTCCAGAATTACGCCACTCCGCGAAGTTGCCAGAAACTCATGGGTGAAAATGCAAAAGTAACCCGACTGGTTTTCGTCTTGGGGCAGGTAGTTGTACGGCACTTTGGGCGAGGCAAACAACAAACCGTGTTGCTGGATGTCGATGGATTTGTCGGCGTATTCGGCGCGGTTGTGGCCGTTGATCAGGCTTATTTTGTAATAAGTACGCCGGTTGTAAGGCATTTCTTTGGTTTCCTTCAACTTTTTCCGGGTACTGGCAATGTTAAACACGTTAAAGTGCCCAATTTCTTTATTAATGCCGCTGGGTAAAATGGTTTCGAGCTGGTTATTGGCTACAAACCCCATTTCCCGGTAAAAATCCTGCAACGAAGTAATGCCTGTCATTTTTCTTAGCTATTTGCGAAAATCAAATATAGTAAATATCAGGCAAGTGGAGTTTAAAAATTAAAGAAATAACAACCACTTTCTCGCGGGCTTTTCAGAACTGTTAATCAACGATATAATTTATCGACCTCCGGTCACGTCGATAATTGTTCCGGTTGAGAAAGAGGCTTCGTCTGATAATAACCATAAGATTGCTTTCGCCACTTCTTCGGGGTGGCCGCCTCTTTTCATGGGCAGAGAGCTTTTTATCCGGTTAACCCTATCGGGTTCTCCGCCACTTGCATGAATATCCGTATAGATAAATCCTGGCCTAACGGCATTTACTCTTATTCCTTCTGTAGCTACTTCTTTTGAAAGCCCGAATGTAAGCGTATCAATGGCACCTTTCGAAGCGGCATAATCTACATACTCATTAGGAGAACCGGTTCGGGCGGCAATGGAAGAAACATTAACGATGGCTCCACCTTTACCGCCATAAAGAGTTGACATTCGTTTAATTGCTTCTTTCGAACACAAAATGTAACTAATAATATTACTATTTATCACTCGGGTAAGCCGCTCTACATTCATATTATCTACTCGCGATTGCGCTTCTAAAATGCCTGCATTGTTTACTAAGGCTGTTAATCTTCCGAAATCTTTATCTATTTTACTAAAAAGCGCGGTTACATCTGCTTCAGAAGATACATCTGCCTGATACGCAATGGCCTGGTCGCCTTGTTGGTTTATGGCATCCACAATTTGTTCGGCGGCTTTCTTATTTTGCAAGTAGTTTACACAAACATTATAACCTTGTTTTGCGGCTAACAAAGCGGTTGCCGCTCCAATGCCTCTGCTACTTCCAGTTATGAGAATTGTTTTATCCATGTAGCTATTTTCAGTTTGTTTTTTCCTAAATTATTTTCTTCCTCATCCTATTTATCCGATAGCATAAACTAAGATTGAATAGATACAAAGCATAAAAGTTTACAGATGAGTAAACGTATTGGTTAAATTTAACCTTATAAGGAGAATATCTTTTAGTATTCCTGAATGAGCACGTTTGTCGGAATATTCAAGGTTTTGTGAAGGTTCCGGATCATTTCTAAAGAAAGTTTTCTTTTTCTATTTAACACCTCACTTACTCTACTTTTAAAACCTAAGACTTCAGCTAAGTCTTTCTGCTTTAATCCTAATTGTTCCATTCTAAACTTTACTGCCTCAATGGGGTCTGGGGCAGTTATAGGGAAATGCTCCTTTTCATAAGAATCAATCAGAAAGGAAAGCAACTCGAGCTCGTCGCCTGCTAGCGTACCTGGCTCCGCGTCAAATATTTCTTCCAGCCTTTGCAAGGCTAATTGATAGTCTTTTTCGGTCTTTATTAATCTAATATTCATCTTTGTTTCACTTAAATTTTAGTAGCATCAACTTTATCATATTCGGCGTGCGTACCTATAAATCGTATCCACACAATGCTAAACGGGTAATTTATTCTGACGATTAACCTGTAACTATTGCCCTTAATGTTAAAGACTATTCTGTTGTCTTCCAGAATACTAGCAGAAGGGTAGTGTTTCTTGATATCGTTGGGAGACTTCCAAGTAGCTTGCTCCGCCTCATTGTACCAGGCTTTTAATTGTTGCTCACTGTTGGCGTGCTTCTCCCAGAAATCACGTAATGTTCGTTTTGCTATTACCCTCACTTATTTATTTTATAACTTAAAGATAAAGAATTAAGTTACCAATATGGTAACTTTAATGAAATTTTTAATGCAGGTATCCATTATCGAATGAAATAATACAATAATTTATTCTCGAAATTTTGTCGAAAATGCTACCCAATAATACTTAAAACAAAAAACCTGGAACCAGCTACATGCTAATTCCAGGTTTGTAAATTTTTTAAATTTTAGTCTAAAAGCAATTTATCAGCAGCACTTCTTAAACCCAGAGCTTTCGTGAAAGTTGTCTGTGTCTTCACGAACAATGGCCAATGCCGCTGGTTGTGTCCGCACAACCAGCCTGCAACAGCTTCTGCAAAAATTCTATGTTTTTATATTTTCTCCGGCAACAAGGTGGCATCCTGGTAATTACCCAGAACAAGCTCCGATGGGGCACCTTGCGTAACGGCTTCTACCAGCAGTTTACCACCTACAAAAGCACCTTTCCACGATTCGCCGAGGCCGCCGAATACTTCTTCGCGGTCGCCACGGGAGCGAAGTTTGTTGATGCCTACTTTAAAGGCCCGCACTTCTTTGGCGGTGCGTTGCGCCCATTTGGTATCGTCGGAAGCTACGGCCGCTACTAAGGCACCGTTGGAAATATTCATTTCCCCTACCAGTTCTTCTACGCGGTCAACCAGTACAACGGAATCGATTGGCCCGAAAGGTTCTTTAAAGTACAATTCGCTCTGGCGCGGCAAATCAACTAACGCCCGCGGGGCGCGGTAAGCTGAACGGTCCTGGTTGGGTAAGAACAACGAATCGTCTAATTTACCTTCGTAAAAAGGCGTAGCGCCGGTTTTAAGCGCATCGGCGTACAAGCGGTCCAGATCTTCGGCTTGCCGGCTGTTAATTACCGGTCCAAAATGCAAGTCGGGTAGTTTATCACCTGGGTTGTCTACCAAAGTAGGATTGCCTATTTTGAGGCTGCGGATAGCGGTCCAGTAGGTTTCCAGGAATTGCGGAAATAAGCGGCGTTCTACCACAAAACGCACGTAAGCGGTGCAGCGTTGTTTACCGTAGTCGTAGCCTTTTTTAAGTTGATCGCCCAGGCTGTCCCAATCCGAGAAATTCCAGATACCGTAGGTGTTTACGCCTTCCATTTCCAGCATATAACGTTTGTGTACCGAAGCCAGCGCGTCGGCAATGTTGCGGCCGTTGTAGCGCCCGCCCACAAAAGAAAGACATTCAATGGCCTGGTCTTTTACCAAAACGTCACTTAACTCGCCACCGGAGCCACTAACCAAAGTTACGGGTAAACCGCAGCGACGGGCAATGGCAAAAGTTACACTAAGTGAGATAAATCCACCATCAGTAGGCGTTTTGGCGATGGCCGCGTTGCCGCAAAGCACCTGCACCAATACCGCGTGCATCAGCACCGACATGGGGTAATTCCAGGAAGCAATGTTAGATACCACGCCCAAAGGTTCCCGACGACCGAGCATTTCCTCGATATTATCTACGTACCATTGCACGCCATCAATGCAGCGGTCGATGTCGGTAAAGCCTAGTTTGTAGGTTTTGCCAATTTCCCACATGAGCAGTTTGCCAATCAGTTCTACGTTATCGAGCAGCTGGTCCAGGCAGTCTTGCACGCGTTGCTTGCGCTCGTCCAGGTCTACGCGACACCAATCGGCTGCTTCGCGGTGGGCGCCATGTACGGCCCGTAGGGCGGTAGCTTTATCCAGAAAGGGCAAGCTGCCGAGTACGGAGCCATCAATAGGAGTTACAAATTCACGGGTAGTGCCCGGCTCCTGCCAGCGGCCTTCTAAAAGGTTGAGGTAGTTACCCTGTTGGTCATAAATTTCGGGGGTTACCTGCTTTACCTGCCGGATTAGTTCGGCGAAGTCAACTTGCGGAGAAACAATTTTTGCCATAATTCATTTAATTTCGGTGTAGCAATCA
Proteins encoded in this region:
- a CDS encoding Crp/Fnr family transcriptional regulator, with protein sequence MDFDNLKQHISKRVSFTEEELHEFCQSFKLVKVKKRQFVVQPEFVPRYRFYVVQGSFRAYVIGDEGQEHTIQFAIDDWWITDYNSYLLQQPASMFIMALEDSTLLQIDYETEQALKQRRHVFETYFRILAEATAAHMARRVITNLTKTAEQRYDTFMERYPQIGSKVPQYALASYLGMTTEYLSRLRNKKTIPKKLI
- a CDS encoding helix-turn-helix domain-containing protein, whose product is MTGITSLQDFYREMGFVANNQLETILPSGINKEIGHFNVFNIASTRKKLKETKEMPYNRRTYYKISLINGHNRAEYADKSIDIQQHGLLFASPKVPYNYLPQDENQSGYFCIFTHEFLATSRSGVILDELPIFKPGGYPVFELTENQVAELKQLFEKMFQELASDYPYKYDLLRNYVLELIHYGQKLQPDIAQYNAHNATTRIAGLFVELLERQFPIASPGQQLELRAAKDYAERLAIHVNHLNKVLKENTGKTTTDFISSRLAQEAKILLKQTDWNVSEIAYSLGFEEVAHFSNFFKKQAGLSPLAFRS
- a CDS encoding GntR family transcriptional regulator encodes the protein MIEFKLDPKSGSPFYRQIIDQIKFGIAAGNLKTGEQLPTVRSLAVDLKVNLNTVAKAYKELEIQNVLATQQGTGTFISDIKIEIPTEEKQNKLQEICSEFSSIAFSYGFSVDDIIQQLQKLKIR
- a CDS encoding SDR family NAD(P)-dependent oxidoreductase — encoded protein: MATNNKIALVTGGSRGLGKDMALSLAKKGIDVVLTYHSNQQEAEKVVTELQGLGQKAYAFQLDAGNIPSFDGFLEKVTTHLQQQTGNPNFDFLINNAGTALYANFADTTEEQFDTALNIHYKGVFFLTQKALPFLNDGGRIINISSGLARFSNPGSSAYGSMKGAVEVLTRYLAKELGARGIAANVVAPGPIATDFGGGRVRDNQDLNDHLSSLTALGRVGVAEDIGGVVAFLCTEEASWINGQRIEVSGGVNL
- a CDS encoding helix-turn-helix domain-containing protein codes for the protein MNIRLIKTEKDYQLALQRLEEIFDAEPGTLAGDELELLSFLIDSYEKEHFPITAPDPIEAVKFRMEQLGLKQKDLAEVLGFKSRVSEVLNRKRKLSLEMIRNLHKTLNIPTNVLIQEY
- a CDS encoding slipin family protein, with product MKTNTDRWWNPISATVLIVLLAASIALLYFQLIHPVGFAALVLLSFFVARAINIANQWEKAVVLRMGKYQGLKGPGIFFIIPIIDKIDNYIDQRVRVTDFKAEQTLTKDTVPVNVDAVVYWTVWDVEKAALEVQEYETAIFYIAQTGLRDMIGKHELADLLQERDKVAEDLQQIMDHHTNSWGITCQNVGIKDIIIPQTLADAMSKEAQAERERRARVILGTAETEIAFKFAEASEQYRNNPVALHLRGMNMLFEGLKEKGSMVIVPSSALDSMNLGAMGGLVSLAKANDLEKTV
- a CDS encoding SDR family oxidoreductase — protein: MDKTILITGSSRGIGAATALLAAKQGYNVCVNYLQNKKAAEQIVDAINQQGDQAIAYQADVSSEADVTALFSKIDKDFGRLTALVNNAGILEAQSRVDNMNVERLTRVINSNIISYILCSKEAIKRMSTLYGGKGGAIVNVSSIAARTGSPNEYVDYAASKGAIDTLTFGLSKEVATEGIRVNAVRPGFIYTDIHASGGEPDRVNRIKSSLPMKRGGHPEEVAKAILWLLSDEASFSTGTIIDVTGGR
- a CDS encoding type II toxin-antitoxin system HigB family toxin, which translates into the protein MRVIAKRTLRDFWEKHANSEQQLKAWYNEAEQATWKSPNDIKKHYPSASILEDNRIVFNIKGNSYRLIVRINYPFSIVWIRFIGTHAEYDKVDATKI
- a CDS encoding helix-turn-helix domain-containing protein; this encodes MATTQPLRFKTISEYHQQMGLPKPEHPLISVIDMGTMPVWAGQSPQNLVLDFYSIALKRNFNIKFKYGQQEYDFDEGILFFIAPGQVYGIEASPDQEVKRSGWMLLIHPDFLWNTPLAKTIKQYEYFDYAVNEALFLSEKEEHTLTNLLQNIAQEYHSNIDKFSQSVIIAQLELLLTYGERFYHRQFITRKITNHQILNRLEELLNAYFNSDALTEKGIPTVHDIAEQLNISPTYLSNLLKVLTGQSTQQHIHDKLIEKAKEKLSTTALSVSEIAFTLGFEHSQSFSKLFRSKTNLSPLEFRQSFN
- a CDS encoding NmrA family NAD(P)-binding protein, with the protein product MKIVVTGSLGHISKPLTQELIHKGNTVTVISSNPGKQTEITAIGATAAIGSLEDVAFLTATFTGADAVYTMVPPNNYFDPNLDLLGYYRQLGYSYAQAIKESGVKRVVNLSSIGAHLEKGNGILRGAHDVEQILNELPPDVSITHLRPTSFYYNLFGYSDLIKNQNVIAANYGADNVIPWVSTKDIAAVVAEELTTSQNDRKVRYIASQELSGNETARILGSAIGQPDLQWVLISDEQTLAGLTAIGMNPEIAAGLVEMYAGLHSGLLAEDYYRNLPAEMGKVKLTDFAQEFAASFQQK
- a CDS encoding MFS transporter; amino-acid sequence: MAPLKNTQVLIMAATAGIAVANVYYSQPILHEISLQFHTTLEKAGSISVLAQIGYGIGLFFLTPIGDMIERKKLILYLQAALVLSLLLVAFAPNIMILYIGSLLIGVFSVVAQVILPMAASLVKENRGKIVGQIFTGILVGILLARVFSGFITNWLGWQYVYLISAVLVAGTAILMQTDFRSVPERFTGTYAGLLKSTIAQWSRFPVLRRTALTGMLAFGTLSAFWVTLTLYLSEAPFHYSASAIGLFGLLAAAGALIAPLFGKLADKGSSVRSLLFSTGLTLLSIVILKVAPGAIVAIWITVILLDIGVQATQVTNIAVIYTLDSLANSRINTVYMTSYFIGGALGSYFAIQFYKSGGWPAATAFMALLALIAIINVVTSTSNANKLQLGKSE